The following DNA comes from Bacteroidota bacterium.
GACCTCTGCATAAAGATGAAATGCAGGATACAATTTTCAAGTCCACTACAGGTATAATAAAATCTGCAATATTCGGGATATTAATTATTATAGTTGTTTACCTGCCGATATTTGCTTTAGGGGGCATTGAAGGAAAAATGTTTAAGCCAATGGCGTTTACGGTTGGGTTTGCCTTAATCGGTGCTCTGCTATTATCGCTTACTTACGTCCCGATGATGAGTGATTTGATTTTAAAAAGAAATATGAAAGAGAAAGAAACGATTGCTGATAAAATAATTAACTTTATCAAAAGTTTCTATCTCCCTTCTTTAAAGTTTGCTCTTAAAAGAAAAACATTAATTATAATATCTGCTGTGATTGCTTTAGTGTTCAGCGTGATATTGTTTTTAAGATTAGGAGGAGAGTTCATTCCAAAACTTGATGAAGGAGATATAGCATATCAAATTGCAAGGCTTCCCGGAGTATCTTTGAAAGAGTCAAAAAGAATAGGCACGATATGCGAGCAGATATTAGTTTCAAAATTCCCTGAAGTAAAAACAGTGGTAACTAAAACAGGAGCCGCTGAAATTGCAACTGACCCTATGGGTGTAGAATTCAGTGATGTGTTGGTGATGTTAAAACCAAAAAGCGAATGGAGAAAAAATATAAACAAAGAAGAGCTTGTTGAAATGATGCAGAAAGAATTGTCGGTAGTCCCAGGGATAGGTCTGTCGTTCACTCAACCTATCGAGCTAAGGTTTAATGAATTGATTTCAGGAGCAAAGGGAGATATTGCTGTGAAAATATTCGGTGAAGATTTATCGGAGCTATCAAAGGTTGGAAGTGATGCAGCAAAAATTATTTCGGGTATTAAAGGTGCTGAAGATGTGTCTGTTCAGCAGCTGGAAGGATTACCGCAACTGCAAATAAAAATTAAAAGAGATAAGATCGCAAGATATGGAATTAATATAAGCGATGTGAATGAAATAATAGAAACAGGCTTAGCGGGAAAGTCAGCAGGAGTTGTATTCGAAGGAGATAAGAAATTTGATTTAGTAATAAAGTATGAACAAGGTTACAGAAAAGATATGGAGCAGATAAAAAATATTCTTGTTAATTCATCGAACGGAATGAAGATTCCTATGAATGAATTAGCCGATATTAGCATTGACGAGGGACCCGCAGAGATTACAAGAGATAACGGAAAAAGAAGAATTATAGCTCAGTGTAATGTAAGAGGAAGAGACATTGAAAGCTTTGTAAATGAACTTCAGGTTAAGATAAAAGATAACTTGAAAATGCCTCCCGGATATTCACTGGAGTATGGCGGACAATTCAAAAATTTAGAAAGTGCCAAGCAAAGACTGTATGTTGCAGTTCCTGTTTCACTATTTTTTATTTTCGCTTTGTTGTTTGTAACTTTTAATTCGGTAAAACAAGGCTTGCTTGTCTTCAGCGGAATTCCGTTTGCAATTGTCGGAGGTATTTTTGCCTTAGTGCTAAGAGATATTCCCTTCAGCATTTCAGCAGGAGTAGGTTTCATAGCTCTCTTTGGTGTTGCAGTGTTAAACGGAATAGTAATGATAGCACATTTTAATAAACTTGAGAAAGAAGGTGTGAAAGATGTTCACGAGAGAATTATTTTGGGGACTTCAGCAAGGCTACGACCAATTTTAATGACTGCACTTGTGGCATCGCTTGGTTTTATCCCTATGGCAATTTCTACCGGAGCAGGAGCAGAAGTTCAAAAACCTCTCGCAACAGTTGTAATAGGGGGACTGATTTCTTCTACTCTTTTAACTCTGATAGTTCTTCCACTATTGTATTCAATATTTAATAAGAAAAGTAATTTTAAAATGAGCACTCATATAAAGGCAACTATTTTTCTTTTCTTTATGATAGTTCCATCTGTTGCGTTTTCTCAAAATGGTAATGACCTTGATAGTTATATTGAGAGAGGAATAAAAGGTAACAGTGAAATACAGGCATTTCGCTTGAACGTTGAAAGGGAAGAGGCAGCTTTAAAAAAATCTGTGAACATTCCTAAGCCTCAATTGTTTTTAGAATACGAAGGAGTAAAAGGTGGTCTTGAAAATTTTGAAAGCAGAAAGATTGGCATTTCACAGGAACTGGAATTTCCTTCGGTTTATTTTATGCGTTCTGATGTTCAATCAGTCCAAATAGAAATTGCGAAAGCAGAACTTCAAAATAAAATAAATACAGTTAGCGCAGAAATTAAACAATTGTATTATTCCGTTATCCGTAATAGTGCGTTGAGGGATCTTGCTAAAGATAATATAAAAATCAGTGATGATTTTTTAAAAGTAGCGGAGAGAAAACTTGAAGTTGGTATTGTTACCTCTCTCGATGTATTAAATGCAAAAGTTAATAAGACGAGAGCAGAAAATGATTTGAAAAATATTGAAAATGATTTAAAAAAATCTTTAATAGAATTTCGATTGCGATTAAATGCCGATGAATCCGAATTAAAAATTGCCGTTGATACAACAACACATTTCTATAACGTTCAACTTGAGGAAATGTTAAACAGTGCTATGAAAAACAATCCTGAAATCCTTTTAAGCAAATTAAAACAAGAAAAATCTGAAAATAAAATTTCTTTAGCAAAGTCTTTACTCTTGCCGAATATTTCCCTGAAATATTACAACCAAAAATTAGGAACAGAGAACGGCTACTATGGCTTTGAAGTTGGATTAGGCATTCCTGTTTGGTTCTTTCTCGAGAATTCAGGAGAGATAAACGAGGCAAAGATTGAAAAGAAAATTACTCAGACAGAAGAATATTTTACTGTTAGACGAATTCAAGCAGATGTCAAAACTGCATTTGAAGATTTTCTTAATTCAAAACGGCAATCAGAGTTCGTAAGTA
Coding sequences within:
- a CDS encoding CusA/CzcA family heavy metal efflux RND transporter, with amino-acid sequence MIDKLIAFSIKQKIVIGFLVLLLIIFGVSSAINLPIDAVPDITNNQIQIITASPTLSATEIERFITYPIEISLSNTPKLVELRSISKLGVSVVTAVFEDNVDIYFARNLIFQKLKEAEENIPQGLGAPEMAPISTGLGEIYQYVVRPEKKGDTTFSDMELRTIQDWIVKRQLLGTEGVAEVNSFGGYEKQYQILVNADALRSYNISMREVFEAVNKNNSNVGGSFIEHNSEQYAIRGIGIIENKDDIKNIVIKSEHGIPVYLNQIAEVEEAGGIRYGAVTQDGKGEVVAGIVMMLKGANSREVANTVHKKIEEIKTTLPKGVTVDEFYNREDLVDRAIATVEKNLVEGAIIVIFVLVLLLGNLRAGFIVASVIPLSMLFSLIMMNLFGVSGNLMSLGAIDFGLIVDGAVIIVESIIVAISHSIHKHKRPLHKDEMQDTIFKSTTGIIKSAIFGILIIIVVYLPIFALGGIEGKMFKPMAFTVGFALIGALLLSLTYVPMMSDLILKRNMKEKETIADKIINFIKSFYLPSLKFALKRKTLIIISAVIALVFSVILFLRLGGEFIPKLDEGDIAYQIARLPGVSLKESKRIGTICEQILVSKFPEVKTVVTKTGAAEIATDPMGVEFSDVLVMLKPKSEWRKNINKEELVEMMQKELSVVPGIGLSFTQPIELRFNELISGAKGDIAVKIFGEDLSELSKVGSDAAKIISGIKGAEDVSVQQLEGLPQLQIKIKRDKIARYGINISDVNEIIETGLAGKSAGVVFEGDKKFDLVIKYEQGYRKDMEQIKNILVNSSNGMKIPMNELADISIDEGPAEITRDNGKRRIIAQCNVRGRDIESFVNELQVKIKDNLKMPPGYSLEYGGQFKNLESAKQRLYVAVPVSLFFIFALLFVTFNSVKQGLLVFSGIPFAIVGGIFALVLRDIPFSISAGVGFIALFGVAVLNGIVMIAHFNKLEKEGVKDVHERIILGTSARLRPILMTALVASLGFIPMAISTGAGAEVQKPLATVVIGGLISSTLLTLIVLPLLYSIFNKKSNFKMSTHIKATIFLFFMIVPSVAFSQNGNDLDSYIERGIKGNSEIQAFRLNVEREEAALKKSVNIPKPQLFLEYEGVKGGLENFESRKIGISQELEFPSVYFMRSDVQSVQIEIAKAELQNKINTVSAEIKQLYYSVIRNSALRDLAKDNIKISDDFLKVAERKLEVGIVTSLDVLNAKVNKTRAENDLKNIENDLKKSLIEFRLRLNADESELKIAVDTTTHFYNVQLEEMLNSAMKNNPEILLSKLKQEKSENKISLAKSLLLPNISLKYYNQKLGTENGYYGFEVGLGIPVWFFLENSGEINEAKIEKKITQTEEYFTVRRIQADVKTAFEDFLNSKRQSEFVSKQVLDEARLIVDATKRSYEQGTANYSEFLQALKTFMEVQATYTNNWYNFKISIINLEKLTGRVLK